tatgcgggtatatacggtatatgCTTTGCTGGTCCTAATGGAGGAGAGTGTAATCCAGACCTTGTCATGGTGGATTTTCTCTGCTATTAGAAAATGATATGGTTTAGCCAATGTACCATGTTGTTAAGCATCCATGCCCATTCCACAAGAGTTATGGGTTTTTAAGCAGTTTTCTTGGATGGAGTACCACTGGGGAAGATTTGACAGGCCGCTACTGGGTTGTCAGCAGACACATTTGTGCGCCACTACACTTTGGAACTGAAGGCAAGGGAAGAAGCTTGAGTGGGGAAGGCAGTATTTCATTTGCTGTTCAAATAAGTTTGTATGCCCTACCTTCCTACTGAGTTGCTGGCTAGAATTATCATGTGGGATTTCACAGAAAACTGATGACAAAgttgcacttaactgtaactATTGTTTATTGAATATTTTCTGTCCAGGCCATACATACCCTCCCTCCTGCACTGCTGCATGCTCTGCCTTGGCTGTACCAAAGGTGCTGAGGGTGAGGGGGCATTGCTGCGTTGTTTTTGGGTGGAACCAATGTCAGGCTCCAGATCACAATGCCCCCTGGTGGTTCTTAGCTGCTGCAAACTTCTCTGATGGCAGGCCcactttttcatttatttatttactagcttcaaaacccattcctaagaatgggccttgaaagggtccccctcccctggcccccatccAGGTAGCATCAGGTGGCTTTGggtcgggaggccctcattagcaggcccaggctagcaggccaagaggccctcattagcaggccctgcttagcaggccaagaggacctcattagcaggccctccaccatgaccctgtacccagggccctctccccttacctgctgctgcctgcaccctgattggccctattccaactttaacaaccagacacgttccacccccctaggctgttttacaaatttatagaggaaccatggataaggatgtttacatttttatactgccactcccagcaagctggctcgcagtggtTCACAAAAAGGAACAATCTCCATGTGTGCCTGTATAGCAGATACTTGGTGAACAATAGTTGCAGATTTCTACATCATTTCATAAATTATGGGGGGAAAGGCTATTTGGGAGTGCCGTGTTTCTAACAAGTTTAGATCCCCAGGAAACCCTCATCTTCATTAGTGTGGTGCCTATCCATGTCTCCATATCCAGTtgtttggagttttttttttaaaataaatctgtagCTCCCTTTTCCTTTAATGAGCTCATCATTCAGCCCTCACGAATATACACTAAAAACCAGTGAAACGGTTTCTTTCTAAGCTTGGCAAGAAACTGTGATTTTCATTTGGATGCATCCAGGTAATAAGAATTGTGCAGACATATGTTGCTAAATTGTTCAGGGGTGTAAAGACACCAGTGGACCATATCATGACCCCCTGAAAAAGATTAACATATTTCAGCTTATCTGAAAGACTTCTGTATATGTAAACATAACTTTCCCCATCCTCTAAGTCTAAATTCGCAGTCCCTGTTTGTAAGAATATTTTTTCTCCTTTGACTTTTTCAGTAGAACCAAAACACTTTTTAGAGCTCTGTGCAGAAAAGCAGATCCACACTAAATCCTATTGTTTGATCAGAAACTGGCAGATTCTGACAACTTTGTTGTCATGGACATTGGCAAACTGGATAACACATCCCAGAGCTGAacagctggggagaaggcaaggagcaCATGGAATGTTGTTAGTAAGGTGGGGgggttttccttcctttttttgccTCTTACTCAGGCAGCTGTTTATGAGTATAACTGAGGATGGTATTTGTGGGTAAATGGGTGTTCTTTTAGCCTGCTAGAAAGTGGTTTCTGTTAAGTACTGTTAAGTGCTTTTCTTTATGGCTGATTGAGGAAGTGTGTGCTAAGCTTGGAGTGCAGCAAAGGGATTGCAAATCCTGCCCACTGCTGGGCTGTGACCCTGTTGGTTTAAAGGCACCTTCTCACCAAAGGTGTTTACCCTGCAAcgttattttaaagattttaggTTGAAGGAATCTATTTGGAGGACAATAATGGATACTCAAGGCTCATATCCAATCACCTGGAAGGAGTGTGCCATTTTTGTTTCCCTCCCTGAAGACAGAATAGACTACACTTGTCATGTATAAGTTGATAGGGCTTTTAGAGGAGATTAGGGGCCTGGAGGACAGGGTTTAATACCCTGCATGAAATCAAGGAAGGAGCTGTGCAACCCTGCATAGGAATGAGGAGACCACTCCAAGAGACTATGGCGGGGGTTACTTCCCTATAGAGCCTCCCCATACTGCTACAAAACAAGCTTGAAGGAATCAAAACAACACTTGGAGCTATTGGAGCTCAGAAAAGATTCCAGTCTCTTGTGGAGGAGATGGAAGCAGTAACAAGGGCAGaggaggaaacaaaacaaagaaagaaagaagagggcaTGGGGATAGGAGGAAATGACATTAAAAGGAAAGTGTTGGTCATCCTGCTGTGGGGCGTGGAACGTAATGTAGCTAGGTCTGACCCTTAGTCTGAGAAGTATGTTGCTTGCAAGAGCAAAGATTAAAAATATTACTGATTGGATGCTGAAACTGATGAAACCTAAGGATACTGTATGTGATGATCCATATAGGTAAAACGAAATGGCCAAGAACACAATTGCATGTATTGAGACTATGAAGATCTTGAGAGGCCTGTCAGGTGAAGAGTAATGAGtaggcagcagaagataatgAACTGCTGGCTGTGTTGTTGGTGCTGGTGGGTTTGATTTGGGTCCTGGGGCCATGGGGTAGGTTTTCCAGGAAGAATGCCTTCTAGCCTATGATGGACTCCACTTATTCAAGTTAGAAaataatgtgtttggcaggaacctagggagattcatcaggagagctttaaactgaagccacaaggggaagaagATCTCCAACACAGGGATTCTAATATAGGAGACagcatgaggagctgtattaaagggtcgcgacattaggaaggttgagaaccactgctctattggATAGAGCGTCAGCATGAAAACTCTGGCTGATCGTAATACTTGGCACTCCCTGACAGTTACCTAAGAGGTCATAAGATTAGGACCATTTACACTATTTTAGTTAGGTGAAATGATGCAAGGGCAGCCTATTTTCCCCAGTGTGAATTGTACAAATAGACAGTATCACAGAAGAAAGGAGGATTATTGAGGAAACATTTTTCCAGCTGTGCTTTGACTCagctgtgtgttttctttttcctgcttACAGGTATAAGGGCGGGGTATACTGTGGCCAGATGCATAAGCTGAAGTGCAAGAGCTGATAGGTCCTTAAACTTTTCTTTTAACCCATGGTTCACAGCCAGTGTCCCTGAATGGTATCACCTGCAGAATTGCACCCATCCCCAAATtgttttggttggttggtttgcatTACATTTAATagttgtaagctaccttgagaccCCTTGGGAAGAAGAAATTAGAATATGAATCCTTGGCAGCCTGCTTGTGTTAGGATCATTCAAATAATTGCACATTTTATAAATATGCATATTTTGTAGATTGTAACGCTCCAGTTCTGAATATATTTCCACTGTGTCCAAGTTATTTGTATTCTGGCAGCTCAGTAAACACCATGATAAAAATCCAAGGTGGCATTTCATGTTGCCAAACTCCAACCCATTCTTCCAGTATCCAAAAACTTTGATCTAATATTTAATTGTTCAGGAATAATAGACAAAGTAGTCTATTGCATACTTGTCTAGGAATTTCTTTATATCAAGGTATTACTGAATCCTAAAATAAGACATTGGAAGTAGTAAAAgatgtttcttttaaataaaattagtATGAAATTTGCGCAGTTAAATTTTATTGGCACATAAAATAGCAATTGTACCACCAAAGTGTGCATGCTTATTATTGCACATTAAAACAAATATCTTGATACCATCATTTTCTCCCCAAATTTCAAAAACCTTTTGGTTAATACTTTCTTCATACTACTTTTTTCAAGAAttagaactttttttttacttttaaattaaaaaaatattttttcaaacatCATTAAGTGCTTGGTCTTAAATAGACAGTCCCTCAAGCGCATTTTTTTCTGCACTGTACATGCTTTTAGCCATATTTTTTTACAAATTGCACATGGAATACTTTGGGGGAGGAGTCCCTTCTAGTGCAGTTTACGATGGCGGTACTTGCCCgctttttcttttgctgcattGGCGCAGGCATTGTGCTTATTCTGTTGTAAATGGTTCCAGTATTTGATCAGTTCGCTAGGCTGGAACTGATGGGAGGTAATTAGGTGACTGTATTTACAGCTGGAATAAGAAACCCGCCAGTGATTGAAGACAAATTCATTGGGTGGGGGTATTGGGTCAATTCTCAACTTGGCAAGACAAATGCCCACATACACATCCTCTAAGTGCAAACGTCTTATACTCAATGAAACCTTAAAAATTTTTTCTGCTAAATCTCCAGAAAACACATAGCCAGTCCCAGAGCAGAAGACAGGGTAACGTTCACTTGGGTACAGATCAGGTGGCATATACCACTTGCTGTCTTTGTTCCGATTGGGTGCATATCCCCTCATTAGATAGCCTGTGAAATAGTTGTGCCTAGGAGACAATTCTGGCTTCAGAAGCTTATGTATTAAATACTCTGTATTGACAAACATGTCACTGTCTGTTTTCATAACATACGGAACGTTTGGACAGTAAGTGGCAACCCAGTTCATCCCCATGAGCGTTTTGATGGTTAAGTTGTAGTAAGTATCTAAATACTCTTGTTGGATGATATCATGATATTGCCTGCTTTCCTCTAG
The nucleotide sequence above comes from Paroedura picta isolate Pp20150507F chromosome 4, Ppicta_v3.0, whole genome shotgun sequence. Encoded proteins:
- the B3GALT2 gene encoding beta-1,3-galactosyltransferase 2, which gives rise to MLQWRRRHCCFAKMTWNTKRTLFRTHFVGLLSLVFLFAIFLFFNHHDWLPGRAGFKENPVAYTTRAFRSTRSETNHSSLRTIWKDVVPQTLRPQTITNSNNTELSPQGVTGLENTLSANGSIYNARGTGHPTSYHFKYIINEPEKCQEKSPFLILLIAAEPGQVEARQAIRQTWGNESLAPGIQIVRIFLLGLSMKLNGYLQRAILEESRQYHDIIQQEYLDTYYNLTIKTLMGMNWVATYCPNVPYVMKTDSDMFVNTEYLIHKLLKPELSPRHNYFTGYLMRGYAPNRNKDSKWYMPPDLYPSERYPVFCSGTGYVFSGDLAEKIFKVSLSIRRLHLEDVYVGICLAKLRIDPIPPPNEFVFNHWRVSYSSCKYSHLITSHQFQPSELIKYWNHLQQNKHNACANAAKEKAGKYRHRKLH